The following proteins are encoded in a genomic region of Enterocloster clostridioformis:
- the miaA gene encoding tRNA (adenosine(37)-N6)-dimethylallyltransferase MiaA translates to MKQPLIVLTGPTAVGKTALSIRLAKAVGGEIISADSMQVYRHMDIGSAKVTPMEMDGVPHYLIDVLEPQESFNVVTFQQMAKEALREIYSHGRIPVIAGGTGFYIQALLYDIDFKENEDSSPVRRELEALAEREGERAPQVLHAMLRQADPEAAAQIHANNIKRVIRAIEYYRQTGEKISLHNQQEREKESPYNFLYYVLNTDRALLYERIDRRVDLMVEQGLVEEVKALRDMGCRRGHTSMQGLGYKEILDYLEGRCSLEEAVYILKRDTRHFAKRQLTWFKREREVRFLNLPEFGGDVSKVLERILEDCAKQGIVLQ, encoded by the coding sequence ATGAAGCAGCCGCTCATTGTCCTCACAGGACCCACGGCAGTGGGAAAGACCGCCCTTTCCATCCGGCTGGCAAAGGCCGTTGGCGGGGAAATCATCAGCGCGGATTCCATGCAGGTATACAGACACATGGATATCGGCTCAGCCAAGGTGACTCCCATGGAAATGGACGGCGTTCCCCATTATCTCATTGACGTGCTGGAGCCACAGGAGTCCTTTAACGTGGTCACCTTCCAGCAGATGGCCAAGGAGGCCCTGAGGGAGATTTACAGCCACGGCCGCATCCCTGTCATTGCCGGAGGAACCGGTTTTTATATACAGGCCCTGCTGTACGATATTGATTTTAAGGAAAATGAGGACAGCAGCCCTGTCCGCAGGGAACTGGAAGCCCTGGCTGAGCGGGAGGGAGAGAGGGCGCCCCAGGTCCTTCACGCCATGCTCCGCCAGGCGGACCCGGAGGCAGCCGCTCAAATCCATGCCAACAATATAAAGCGTGTCATCCGGGCCATTGAATACTACCGCCAGACAGGGGAGAAGATTTCCCTCCATAACCAGCAGGAGCGGGAGAAGGAATCCCCCTACAATTTCCTCTACTATGTTCTGAACACGGACCGGGCCCTGCTCTATGAGAGAATTGACCGCAGGGTAGACCTGATGGTGGAGCAGGGACTGGTGGAGGAAGTTAAGGCATTGAGGGATATGGGCTGCCGGAGAGGCCATACCTCCATGCAGGGACTGGGATATAAGGAGATTCTGGACTATCTGGAGGGCAGATGCAGCCTGGAGGAGGCTGTATATATACTGAAGCGCGATACAAGACATTTTGCAAAACGCCAGCTTACCTGGTTCAAACGGGAGAGAGAGGTGCGTTTTTTGAATCTTCCTGAGTTCGGAGGGGATGTTTCAAAGGTCCTGGAGCGGATATTAGAGGATTGCGCAAAGCAGGGAATCGTGCTACAATAA
- the mreD gene encoding rod shape-determining protein MreD, translating to MIQAKIKQVLINILFIVLAFTVQNCVFPLLPFLSASPNLLLILTFSFGFIHGKNAGVFYGVLSGLLLDLFYSGPFGFYTLIYIYIGYANGIFTKYYYEDYITLPLILSIFNGIWYSMYIYVFRFLIRGRLNLPYYFRNIMLPEIIFTAVTTLLIYRLFLSASRRVEDIGKRRDTKLV from the coding sequence GTGATTCAAGCAAAGATAAAACAGGTACTTATCAATATATTGTTCATCGTGCTGGCATTTACGGTGCAGAACTGTGTATTTCCCCTGCTTCCGTTTTTGTCGGCATCGCCCAATCTGCTTTTGATCCTTACGTTTTCCTTTGGTTTTATCCACGGGAAAAACGCGGGGGTGTTTTACGGCGTCCTTTCAGGCCTTTTACTGGATCTTTTCTACAGCGGGCCTTTTGGTTTTTATACCCTGATATATATTTATATCGGCTATGCCAACGGCATCTTTACCAAATACTATTATGAAGACTACATCACCCTTCCGCTGATACTCAGCATTTTCAACGGAATCTGGTACAGCATGTATATATACGTCTTCCGTTTCTTAATCCGCGGACGTCTGAATCTTCCTTATTATTTCAGGAACATCATGCTTCCGGAGATTATATTTACCGCAGTTACCACCCTTTTGATTTACAGGCTGTTCCTTTCCGCCAGCAGACGCGTGGAGGATATAGGAAAAAGGAGAGACACAAAACTTGTTTGA
- a CDS encoding aminotransferase class I/II-fold pyridoxal phosphate-dependent enzyme: protein MDINEMNQMYESLGIRREVREFAAETEQALKERFEAIDAVAEYNQMKVIKGMQDNRVSDIHFAATTGYGYNDLGRDTLEDVYASVFHGESALVRPQLMSGTHALHVALSGNLRPGDELLSPVGKPYDTLEEVIGIRDSVGSLKEYGVSYRQVDLFEDGSFDYEGIAAALNEKTKLVTIQRSKGYAARPTLSVKRIGELISFIKNIKPDVICMVDNCYGEFVETIEPTDVGADMIVGSLIKNPGGGLAPIGGYIVGRKDCIERASYRLSAPGLGKEVGASLGLNQQLYQGLFLSPVVVSGALKGAIFAASIYERLGCAVVPNGSESRHDIIQAITFGTPEGVISFCRGIQAAAPVDSYVTPEPWDMPGYDSPVIMAAGAFVQGSSIELSADGPIKPPYTVYFQGGLTWYHAKLGILKSLQQLSDDGVLKILR, encoded by the coding sequence ATGGATATAAATGAAATGAACCAGATGTACGAAAGCCTTGGCATCAGACGGGAAGTCAGGGAATTTGCGGCAGAAACGGAACAAGCGCTGAAGGAACGCTTTGAGGCCATTGATGCGGTGGCGGAATACAATCAGATGAAGGTCATCAAGGGAATGCAGGACAACCGTGTCAGCGACATCCACTTTGCAGCCACCACCGGCTACGGTTACAATGACCTGGGACGTGATACCCTGGAGGATGTGTACGCCAGCGTATTCCACGGTGAGAGCGCCCTTGTGCGCCCTCAGCTCATGAGCGGCACCCACGCCCTTCATGTGGCCCTGTCAGGCAACCTGCGTCCCGGGGACGAGCTTTTGTCGCCTGTGGGCAAGCCATATGACACCCTGGAAGAAGTCATCGGAATCAGGGATTCTGTTGGATCCCTTAAGGAATACGGGGTGTCCTACCGCCAGGTGGATCTGTTTGAGGACGGTTCCTTTGACTATGAAGGCATTGCGGCAGCCTTAAATGAAAAGACAAAGCTGGTGACCATACAGCGTTCTAAGGGCTACGCCGCCCGTCCCACTTTGTCTGTGAAGCGGATTGGAGAATTGATTTCCTTCATCAAGAACATAAAACCGGACGTCATCTGCATGGTGGACAACTGCTACGGAGAGTTTGTGGAAACCATTGAGCCAACCGATGTGGGGGCGGATATGATTGTGGGTTCCCTGATTAAAAATCCCGGCGGCGGACTGGCTCCCATCGGCGGTTATATTGTGGGCAGGAAGGACTGTATAGAACGGGCCTCCTATCGCTTAAGCGCTCCCGGACTGGGTAAGGAGGTGGGAGCCAGCCTGGGGTTAAACCAGCAGCTCTACCAGGGACTTTTTCTTTCACCGGTTGTGGTGTCGGGAGCACTGAAGGGCGCCATATTCGCAGCCAGCATTTATGAGCGCCTGGGCTGCGCAGTGGTGCCGAACGGCAGTGAATCCCGTCATGACATCATCCAGGCCATCACCTTTGGCACCCCTGAGGGAGTCATATCCTTCTGCAGGGGAATCCAGGCAGCCGCGCCGGTGGACAGCTATGTGACGCCTGAACCATGGGACATGCCGGGATACGACAGCCCTGTTATTATGGCGGCAGGCGCTTTTGTCCAGGGCTCCTCCATTGAGCTCTCAGCTGACGGCCCCATTAAGCCGCCTTATACCGTGTATTTCCAGGGGGGACTGACCTGGTACCACGCCAAGCTGGGAATACTCAAGTCATTACAGCAGCTGTCGGATGACGGGGTTTTGAAAATCTTAAGATGA
- the mreC gene encoding rod shape-determining protein MreC: METKRSKYILAGLTVLCVLLICITSLKDGIMEPLRTGVGYFLIPIQTGVNAVGTGIYNELKDYGSLKDALRENEELKTQIVQLTEDNNRLQAEQFELDRLRKLYELDQNYMQYDKIGARVIARDSEKWFQVFRINKGSADGVAVDMNVVADGGLVGIVTDVGANYATVRSIIDDSSRVGAMKLDSSYNCIVAGDLTLYEEGRLKLTDFSKDAVLRDGDQIVTSNISTKFLPGILVGYAADVSIDPDHLTQSGYLIPAADFNNLQEVLIITDIKDTGEAAVQ; encoded by the coding sequence ATGGAAACCAAACGCAGTAAATATATTCTGGCAGGACTTACGGTGCTGTGCGTGCTGCTCATCTGCATCACATCCCTGAAGGACGGCATCATGGAACCCCTGCGCACCGGTGTGGGTTATTTTTTGATTCCCATTCAGACAGGAGTCAACGCAGTGGGTACCGGCATCTATAACGAGTTAAAGGATTACGGCAGCTTAAAAGACGCGCTGCGGGAAAATGAGGAGCTGAAAACACAGATTGTACAGCTCACAGAGGACAATAACCGTCTGCAGGCGGAACAGTTTGAACTGGACCGCTTAAGGAAGCTCTACGAGCTGGACCAGAATTACATGCAGTATGATAAAATCGGGGCCAGGGTCATTGCCCGCGACTCGGAAAAATGGTTTCAGGTGTTCCGTATCAACAAGGGTTCCGCCGATGGAGTGGCCGTGGACATGAACGTGGTGGCCGACGGCGGTCTGGTGGGCATTGTGACGGATGTGGGCGCCAATTACGCCACGGTGCGTTCCATCATAGACGATTCCAGCCGGGTGGGAGCCATGAAGCTGGATTCCTCCTATAACTGTATTGTGGCAGGAGATCTGACTCTCTATGAGGAGGGGCGTCTCAAGCTTACGGATTTTTCAAAGGATGCCGTCCTCAGGGACGGCGATCAGATAGTTACCTCCAACATCAGCACCAAGTTCCTTCCGGGAATCCTGGTTGGATACGCTGCGGATGTCTCCATTGACCCGGATCACCTGACCCAGTCAGGCTATCTGATTCCGGCGGCTGATTTTAATAATCTGCAGGAAGTGCTGATCATTACGGATATCAAAGATACAGGAGAGGCGGCTGTCCAGTGA
- the radC gene encoding RadC family protein, with protein MERIRIKDLPHKDRPYEKCLSLGPDSLSDTELLAVILRTGSREGNSLDLADSLLALGSPGDGLLGLLHHSLDDFMGIKGVGKVKGVQLLCIGELSKRVWKRKASEHALYFGHPEEISDYYMEDMRHLEQEEIRVMFLNTKQAMIRDQIMARGTVNASVMTPREVLIEGLRCRAVSMVLVHNHPSGDPTPSRADMLLTKRLKEAGELVGITLIDHVVIGDRRYLSFREENLM; from the coding sequence ATGGAAAGAATAAGAATTAAGGATTTGCCCCACAAGGACCGCCCCTATGAAAAATGTCTGAGTCTGGGTCCGGACAGCCTGTCCGACACAGAGCTTCTGGCAGTCATCCTGCGCACCGGAAGCAGGGAGGGAAACTCCCTGGACCTGGCAGACAGCCTGCTGGCTCTTGGAAGCCCCGGAGACGGCCTTCTGGGCCTTTTGCACCACTCCCTGGATGACTTTATGGGAATCAAGGGCGTGGGGAAGGTAAAGGGGGTCCAGCTGCTTTGTATAGGAGAGCTGTCAAAACGAGTCTGGAAGCGGAAGGCCAGCGAGCATGCCCTTTACTTTGGGCATCCGGAGGAAATATCTGACTATTATATGGAAGATATGCGCCATCTGGAGCAGGAGGAAATCCGCGTCATGTTCCTGAATACAAAGCAGGCCATGATTCGTGATCAAATCATGGCCAGAGGGACGGTAAACGCATCTGTCATGACGCCCCGGGAAGTACTCATAGAGGGGCTCAGGTGCCGGGCCGTGTCCATGGTGTTGGTTCACAATCATCCCAGCGGAGATCCCACCCCCAGCAGAGCGGACATGCTGCTCACCAAACGTCTGAAGGAAGCGGGAGAATTGGTGGGAATCACACTGATCGATCATGTTGTCATCGGAGACAGGCGCTATCTCAGTTTCCGCGAAGAGAATTTAATGTAA
- a CDS encoding DUF4321 domain-containing protein translates to MHYKNFWILLIMLLAGIVLGGFMGQLAEGISWLNWLNFGQSFGLDSPLVINFGILVITFGLTIKITMASIIGVAVALIIYRYI, encoded by the coding sequence ATGCATTACAAGAATTTCTGGATACTTTTAATCATGCTGCTGGCAGGCATTGTCCTGGGTGGCTTCATGGGACAGCTGGCAGAAGGGATTTCCTGGCTGAACTGGCTGAATTTCGGACAATCCTTTGGGCTGGATTCGCCTCTGGTAATTAATTTCGGCATCCTGGTCATCACCTTCGGACTGACCATCAAGATTACCATGGCCAGCATCATCGGCGTGGCAGTGGCACTCATCATTTACCGGTATATATAA
- a CDS encoding penicillin-binding transpeptidase domain-containing protein: MFDELLEIVKEFFKKLFSSRLFALSVIFTVMFAGLLGKLFQMQILDGSEYQETYMQRTEKSVTTPGSRGNIFDRNGNRLAYNELAYSVTIQDLGDYPRPSSRNQMLYRLVRILDRRGETVEGKFEIALDQNGEMFFTSSSDSARTRFFLYFYGLSSTTGLNDPKGRYPTNITAREAFERKKVDYELDKMKDEKGNPLVIPDNIALDMINIIYTMKLTEYQKYETTTVATNISNETMVEINENAADLKGVKVEQSYVRKYEDSIYFAPIIGYTGKVQEDQLSTLNEQWHQSDEAAGLPEDATDKYDLNDIVGRIGIEKSMELELQGEKGYSRMYVDNMGRPREIIEKTDAKAGDDVYLTIDRDLQIAIYKLIEQQLAGIISYHLQYDDLDPNKTYDPSKIPIPVKDAYYQLINNNVLSLMDMSQEGASDIEKQIYSKYEVSREQILAAIRNELLSSHALAMNDLPKDMATYMNYIYAYLSDGSVGIIQKDKIDQSSPEYQAWREGTISLRDYIYSGIAGNWVDTTRLDVTSKYSDADDIFTQLVDHVIESLRSDNKFTKRMFRYLINDEVITGRELCLALYAQGVLTYDAQAIAALQMGDSTYTYQFIKEKISDLELTPAQLALDPCTAGVVVTDVKTGEVRALVTYPSYDNNLMSGSVDAAYFSQLQDDMSRPLYNNATQAQKAPGSTFKPITAVAALEEGVIGLQDTIECTGIYDQISKPIKCWIWPGRHNSENIEEGIQNSCNYFFAELAHRLCMKPDGTYSPDQGLATLRKYAALFGLDHTSGVEISENEPQISSEDPERSAMGQGTHSYTNVQLSRYVAALANRGNVFELSLLDKLTDSDGNLIKDYTPAVSSRVDASDSTWDAVQTGMRRVITDSSAKSIFSDLPVEVAGKTGTAQEDKSRSNHAFFVSFAPYSHPEIAVTVNIPYGYAGTNAATLGKKVYEYYYEYTTLEQIESSGALGVSNVNIGD, encoded by the coding sequence TTGTTTGACGAACTGTTAGAAATAGTAAAAGAATTTTTCAAGAAGCTGTTCAGCTCACGGCTCTTTGCACTTTCCGTGATATTTACCGTCATGTTTGCCGGGCTGTTAGGCAAGCTGTTCCAGATGCAGATTCTGGACGGAAGCGAATACCAGGAAACCTATATGCAGAGGACGGAAAAAAGCGTCACCACACCGGGGTCCAGGGGCAACATCTTTGACAGGAACGGCAACCGGCTGGCTTATAATGAGCTGGCTTATTCCGTCACCATACAGGATTTGGGGGATTATCCCCGTCCCAGTTCCCGCAACCAGATGCTGTACCGCCTGGTACGGATACTGGACCGGCGCGGGGAGACCGTGGAAGGAAAATTCGAGATTGCCCTTGACCAGAACGGCGAGATGTTCTTTACATCCAGCTCTGATTCCGCCAGGACCCGTTTCTTCCTGTATTTTTACGGTCTTTCTTCCACCACCGGCCTCAACGACCCAAAGGGCAGGTATCCCACCAACATCACAGCCAGAGAGGCATTTGAGCGCAAAAAGGTGGACTACGAGCTGGATAAGATGAAGGACGAAAAAGGCAATCCCCTGGTCATACCGGACAACATTGCCCTTGACATGATAAACATTATCTACACCATGAAGCTGACCGAATACCAGAAGTACGAGACCACCACCGTGGCCACCAATATCAGCAATGAGACCATGGTGGAAATCAATGAAAACGCCGCGGACTTAAAGGGCGTCAAAGTGGAGCAGTCCTATGTGCGCAAGTATGAGGACAGCATCTATTTTGCCCCTATTATCGGTTATACCGGCAAGGTTCAGGAGGATCAGCTGTCCACCCTGAACGAGCAGTGGCATCAGTCCGACGAGGCTGCCGGCCTGCCGGAAGACGCCACGGACAAATACGATCTCAATGATATCGTTGGCCGTATCGGAATCGAAAAATCCATGGAGCTGGAGCTTCAGGGTGAAAAAGGCTACTCCAGGATGTATGTGGACAACATGGGACGTCCCCGTGAAATCATTGAAAAGACGGACGCCAAGGCCGGGGACGATGTATACCTGACCATTGACCGGGACCTGCAGATTGCCATTTACAAGCTGATTGAGCAGCAGCTGGCCGGTATCATCAGCTACCATCTCCAGTATGATGATTTGGATCCCAACAAGACCTATGACCCTTCCAAGATACCCATTCCTGTGAAGGACGCCTATTACCAGCTGATTAACAACAATGTGCTGTCTCTGATGGATATGTCCCAGGAGGGGGCGTCTGACATTGAAAAACAGATTTACAGCAAATACGAGGTATCCAGGGAGCAGATACTTGCGGCGATACGGAACGAGCTTCTCAGCTCCCATGCCCTGGCCATGAACGATCTTCCCAAGGACATGGCTACTTATATGAATTATATCTATGCTTATCTGTCTGACGGCTCCGTAGGAATCATACAGAAGGATAAGATTGATCAGTCCTCGCCGGAATACCAGGCGTGGAGAGAGGGCACCATCAGCCTGAGGGATTATATCTACAGCGGGATCGCGGGAAACTGGGTGGACACCACCCGTCTGGACGTGACCAGCAAATATTCCGATGCCGATGACATATTCACCCAGCTGGTGGACCATGTCATCGAATCCCTGCGCAGCGACAATAAATTCACAAAGCGCATGTTCCGTTACCTGATTAATGACGAGGTCATAACGGGCCGTGAGCTCTGTCTGGCCCTCTATGCACAGGGCGTCCTGACTTATGACGCCCAGGCCATAGCAGCCCTCCAGATGGGGGATTCCACCTACACCTACCAGTTTATCAAGGAGAAGATATCCGACCTGGAGCTGACGCCGGCGCAGCTGGCCCTGGACCCGTGTACGGCCGGAGTGGTGGTAACGGACGTAAAGACGGGAGAGGTGCGGGCCCTGGTCACATACCCCAGCTATGACAATAACCTGATGTCAGGCAGCGTGGACGCGGCTTATTTCAGCCAGCTCCAGGACGATATGTCCAGACCGCTGTACAACAACGCGACCCAGGCCCAGAAGGCACCGGGCTCCACCTTTAAGCCCATCACGGCTGTGGCGGCCCTGGAAGAGGGCGTGATAGGGCTCCAGGACACCATCGAGTGTACCGGTATATACGATCAGATTTCCAAGCCTATCAAGTGCTGGATCTGGCCCGGCCGTCATAACAGCGAGAACATCGAGGAGGGCATACAGAACTCCTGCAACTACTTCTTCGCTGAACTGGCCCACAGGCTCTGTATGAAGCCGGACGGCACCTATTCGCCGGACCAGGGCCTTGCCACCCTGCGCAAATACGCTGCCCTTTTCGGTCTGGACCACACATCAGGTGTGGAGATTTCCGAGAATGAGCCCCAGATATCATCGGAGGACCCGGAGCGTTCCGCCATGGGACAGGGCACCCATTCCTACACCAATGTCCAGCTTTCCCGCTATGTGGCAGCCCTTGCCAACCGGGGAAATGTATTTGAGCTGAGTCTTTTGGATAAACTTACCGACTCTGACGGGAACCTGATTAAGGACTATACCCCTGCCGTAAGCTCCCGCGTGGACGCGTCTGACAGCACCTGGGACGCAGTCCAGACCGGTATGCGCCGGGTAATCACGGACAGCTCCGCCAAGAGCATTTTCTCCGATCTCCCGGTGGAGGTGGCGGGCAAAACCGGAACAGCCCAGGAGGACAAGAGCCGTTCCAACCATGCCTTCTTCGTATCCTTTGCGCCTTACAGCCATCCGGAAATTGCCGTGACTGTAAATATTCCTTACGGTTATGCGGGAACCAACGCCGCAACCCTTGGCAAAAAGGTGTACGAGTATTATTATGAATATACCACCCTGGAGCAGATAGAAAGCTCCGGTGCATTAGGTGTGTCAAATGTAAATATTGGTGACTAA